CAGACGGCAACAGCATCAATCAGCACATCTGGAGCCTTATAAAGTTGATCCAGCGTACCTACGGTAATTAAAGTTAGAGGGTGCATTACTTGCTTAAGCGAACGAGGAAAAGGCAAGAAAGCTAGATCCGGCAACTCCACGCTGGAATAGTGCGTTGAAAAAGCATCATTTGCTGGGGGATAGCGCTGTTGCAAGGCGCGTTCGGTAACGTAAGCAGCAGCACAAGCGCGATCGCACTGCTTTTGCAATCGATGGGTGAACATCCAGCGGAAGAAAGCTCTCAAAGGATGTTTCACAGAACCAGGGGCAAAAACATCGTAGGGATCGGCTACAACTTCCACACCGTAGGGATGCTGAGTTTGACGCAGCACGGGTTCGAGATCGTTAGCCAATTGGGAACCAACGCGCAAAATCACCGCATCAGTTCGATTTAAAGCATTTCTGACTGCCTGTTTTACTTGCCTTGCCCGGAAAAGATACTCAAGTGGCCCGGTGTAGTCCGGCACTGGCGCAAATGTTACCCCCTCGCCGTCAGCCCGTTTCCAGTCAGGAGGAATTTCCCTCACTTTGCCCATCCGCGCCACAACTTTTACCCGATCGAAAACATCCAGGTAACGCAACCAAAATGAATAGGGGAACATTGTCTGCGTCCACACTGCGCGATCGGGAGTCTGCAAAAAGTGATGCTCGAGTACAACGATTACATCCATTTTCGTTTTACTTTTTTGGAGACTTTTCTGCCTGTTAGCTGTTTCAGTTATTAGCATTTTTACCTTCCTTAAAGCTTCATTGTGTTTGCAGAATCAGCAACAGGATCTTCAAAATCAACAATGACGGCGCTAAACTTAGCTCTCGAACCTTGACGAGGAATGGAGGAAAGATATTTAAATTCAATCTGAACGTTTGTCTGCAAACGTTTAATTAGCTGCTCGCGAATTAACCTTTCTAAATACTCGTTTTCAACTGAATCTGCTTCAAATTTGACAATATTACAGATAAATTTTTCGTAATCGATCTGGACGATCTGACTTTCTTTAACACCAGGAAGGTCTTTAAGAATACTGTAACCTAGCATTCCAATCCTACGCCCATCCCTAGTTTTCACTAGGTTCTCTAACCTTCCCTCAACTTGAGCAATAATCGGCCATTTCAACCCACAAGAACAGTTTGAGGCATAACCTGTAGATATTGCAGCATCTCCTAGTTCGTAACGAATCAAAGGCATACTTTTTCGCAGCAGTCCAGTGACGACAACCCTTCCTAGCTTGCCTTCTTTTACGGGTCGATCGTATTTGTCTAGGATCTCGACAATACCCACTAGTGGATTGATGTGCATTTGTCCTTCTGGACACTCCACAGCTAAATGACAGCATTCTTGTGAAGAGTAATAGTTAAAAACTTTCCGGCAAATTGAATTTTCAATATCAGCACGCCAATCAGGTTGTAGGGTTTCGGAAGTGACAACAGCTACGCATCGATCTTTTGATAGAAAAGTG
This is a stretch of genomic DNA from Leptolyngbyaceae cyanobacterium. It encodes these proteins:
- a CDS encoding glycosyltransferase family 4 protein, with the protein product MLITETANRQKSLQKSKTKMDVIVVLEHHFLQTPDRAVWTQTMFPYSFWLRYLDVFDRVKVVARMGKVREIPPDWKRADGEGVTFAPVPDYTGPLEYLFRARQVKQAVRNALNRTDAVILRVGSQLANDLEPVLRQTQHPYGVEVVADPYDVFAPGSVKHPLRAFFRWMFTHRLQKQCDRACAAAYVTERALQQRYPPANDAFSTHYSSVELPDLAFLPFPRSLKQVMHPLTLITVGTLDQLYKAPDVLIDAVAVCVQAGLDLQLVLVGDGKHREELEAQAAKLNLSDRVFFLGNLPAGEAVRTQLDRADLFVLPSHQEGLPRAMIEAMARALPCIGSTVGGIPELLPPEDLVPPGNVAALAKKIREVASHPERMARMSARNLSKAKDYREEVLRDRRMAFYRYVRDTTKAWLKQRY